Proteins encoded in a region of the Erythrobacter sp. YJ-T3-07 genome:
- a CDS encoding cytochrome P450: protein AASLTFPATFEQIKDLAYLDAVLREGIRIHTILSGILERIVPEGGLILRDGRHTEAGTIVGMNP, encoded by the coding sequence GCAGCAAGTCTGACATTCCCAGCGACATTCGAGCAAATCAAGGACCTCGCATACCTAGATGCCGTGCTTAGAGAAGGAATACGCATCCATACAATACTCAGTGGGATTCTTGAGCGCATAGTACCCGAAGGTGGCTTGATACTGCGTGATGGACGTCACACCGAAGCCGGAACGATTGTAGGAATGAACCCTTGA